TATAGTAGACTGCAAATCAGATGTTGTAAAATTATAGAAACAGTATACTCAGACAAGGATCTTCATCTGTCTGGAGTTTGGAGTTAGGCATAAAGTGAGACTCCAAGCCCCACGTGACTCTATACAGGTCTCTTGGGAGGTCCCCACATTTCTGCACATGATAAATTCACACTGGTTCTAGGATGCTTAAGTAACTGAGGCATTTcaacaggcagagagagataaGGAGGTCAGATTGCAACAAAGAGGAGGTAAGGAAAACAGGAGTGGCAAATATTGAGACAGGGCAGAATGCAAGAGACCGAAGATCATGGTGGTTCTCAAAATGATCTTTGAGATAGATGAGAGAGTCAGATTGttaggaaaaggaggaagggaaagaccaGACAaatgagaaggagagaaagactcTAAAGGAACAGCCTGAGCTGGGTGCTTATTCCCCAGGGTCATGTGAACAGCAAGAACCCTCAAGAGGTCCTTGAAACAGCTGGCATCAGAAGGTTGCCAGAAAGTTAAGACTCTAGCCCTAAACTTGTTCAGAATTGTGGGAAGCTATGGGCTGAGAGGTCTACAACCCTGCCATGGGCCAGCCACCTCAGCCATGCAGCCAGGCCGCTTCTCCGTTGGCAGAACTCTCTCTCCGCTTCTTCTGTGGCCCTGACTATTACCATCTGACTGTTATTTTGCCATTTGATGTGGGTAACAGTGAGAGTGACAAAGAAAGCAGCCCCCAGAAGTCAGTTTACTTCTCTTTGGTCACAATGTGCACCAGAGCCGTCACCAGGACATGACTGTAGTCTGACCTCCTGTAAGATACTCTGGTTCTACTGTGGAGCTGGTTGCTTGCTTGGAAAGGTGCTTCAGTCTGACAGGAGTTTTCTCTTCGACTTGCTTATCTACCTCAGCACCACCTCCCAAAGCACCTCAGCTCACTGTCAAAACAAGTCAGACAGGAAAAGATCCACATTCTGTCTGGAATCTCAGGTCAGGGGTTATGGGAGAATTTGTTTCTTACTGAACTGCTATTCAAAGGTCACCAGCCCTAAGGCTTTTGGAGTAAGAGAGACCTATTAAAAAGCTTAGCTTCACAGGTAGGCCCCGTGGCAAAGTTCAGTCACAAATCTACCCCACTGAAAAGGGCTCATTGTTCACCATGAACTCAGAGCATGGCACCCCACTTtttaaagacagagagaaagtacAGACAAGCACATTTTTACATGTCAAGAACCAAGTCCACTAATCACACAAGTACCCACCTTACAGGGCAAAGAAAGCATGCCGGTGCAACCCACAAGGCCCAATCACTATGCAGTCCCCACATCCTATGAAGAGCCAAAGCTTTCCTGAatggttgtgtttttatttttcaaaacaaccGTGTTtccaaaagaagagagagagagaatttgttcTAAGAGGACCTGGGGCCTCCTACCCAGAAACTGGTCTGCGCTGTCTCTGCTACCCTAGAGGGTGACTTAGTTCTGTTCTTGGGGAGGACACAAGACAGCCTGTTATAGCTTACACAGCCAGTGTGCAATGGTAGGCCTAGGAAGTACTGACTCATACCAAAATGAACTGACTTTGGGGCTGGCCCTTTAAAACTGAAGCATCCTACTTGGTAACTCCTCCTCCAAGGAGGTTCCTTATTAAATGAGAGCTGCTGGCTAAGCGCCGCTGCATTACCGGACCATTACTTTCAACTGCACGTTCCTCCCTGGAGAAGCTGCAGCCTGTCAGCATGGCTCAGGAGTTTGTGAACTGCAAGATCCAGTCTGGGAAGGTGGTCGTGTTCATCAAGCCCACCTGCCCCTACTGCAGAAAGACCCAAGAAATCCTCAGTCAACTGCCTTTCAAACAAGGTCTTCTGGAGTTTGTGGACATCACAGCCACTAACAACACCAGTGCGATTCAAGATTATTTACAACAGCTCACCGGAGCGAGAACAGTGAGTGTGTTTAAATGCTAAGGAAGCGCTGGGGTGTTGCTGTTTCCTTTCCAGAGCTTTGTAGACAGCTAGCTGTGCCTTTTCTAGGATGCCGTTGCCTGGGCTCTGTCCTTCAAAGCAGCCAGAGGACTTtgcagggtgtgggggagggacTCAAGGGAAGACACTGCTCAAATGAGTGGGCAGCAGGACTGCCTGGGAGGACCAGAAGGCAGAACGCTGGTTGGTGTGTGGATAGTGGGCCTGACAGCTGGGCTGGCGGCAGTTAAGTGTTTATCTGAAGGCTTTGTTTTAAGCACTATTTTGAACTGGCAGTGTTCTTCTGGCAAGGCAGGAGGCAGCTTCGAGGCTGGATGTGATCTCTAGCTTTTATGTTATGGATGGGGGCCATAGGCACTCTCTTCCCCCTGTTAGCATGTAGTGGGGTCTGCGgcccttccttttctttgcactaggctttctttctttatcaCCTAGTTTGTCCATTCTTACCTAGCCCCACCCACTAGAAAAGTAAATCCTGGACTCCATTTTTGCCTGTGCTGCCTTAATTGTAGGATATTTTCAGGTCTGGTTATCATGATAACTTACTGTATGATCTGATGGATTCTTGCCTTGGAGATCCATCCTCAGTGACGCAGGCTGCAAGATTAGAGGGAGCGCTTCAAAGTCCTGTTCCACAAATCCATATGCAGCTCTCTAAGAACACCTTCCTCCTCAGAAAAGGCTTTCTTTGTGCCTGGGCTGCTGCTGGAATGCCCAGCTCAACAGACTCCAGTGCTGGAAAGTGAGCTTGTTGTACAGTTAACTGGAGTGTTGGGGACAAAGCCGAGGCAGCCCCAACAAGCCAAGAACCTTGGCCACCTGCCTCCAATACCAACTAAAGTGACGCGTGACAGTGAAAAGCAGAGGAAAGAAACTTCCTCAGTGAGGCTTCATTGGGAAGCTGAAAAAATACAGATGTCCATGGATGCCCAAGTCCATaaaatgtatggtgtgtgtgtctgtgtaccctTGTTTACACAACAGCCCAGTGGTTAATGTTGGATGACTTATTTAATCACTCTCAGCCTTACTTTGGTGAGACACCGTCCttcactgaatctggagttcACAGGCTGGGATGGACTGGACTAGCTAGCAGCCAGAACGCCCCTGGGATCTTCCTATCTAGATCTCCCCAGCTTGTGATTTGCACCCAACTTTTTTCTGTGGATTCTGGGGGATCAAACTAAGGTCCTCACTCTCATGCATAAGCACTTACTGATGAGTTACTAGCCGAGCCATCTCCCTTCTTAACTAGAATCTCCTGTCATCTTCTTAAATGGAAAGCCCGGGGTTTGCAGGCCAGGTCCAGGTGAaaaccccagccccacccctcccccactacccCTGACTCACCTTAGTCTCAGGTCCAGTTGCTCTCCAGGGGTCAGAACTGTGTGAAATTCTCTTCCTGTGAGGTGGGTTTCTCCACTGACTAGCACCAGGATTTCAGCCTTTCCCAGCTCTGGTTTGGggtgaaggtgggggtgggggtgtgtttgAGGTTCTTTGTTTTTACACAGTCTGATAGCTAAAGGGAGAGGCATGGGTGGTCTTTTTAGagtatcccctttcctgggaGAGCAGTCCCGCAAGCTCACTTCTTTTCAGGAGCACATTGCAGGGCAGTGTTGGAAGAAACACATTTTTTACTTGAGCTTTAGTGCGACTTGAATGGTTTTCTCTGGGATCTTGGTGTAAAGCATTGGGAATTATTTCATTCAAAAATCTGCATGGTAGTGCCAACCATAAGTGTGTATTTTACAGCTATAGGACGAGGTCTTGGAGCAGGGACACAGCAGAGTGGACAGGGAAGAGAGGCGTATAGACCCTCCAGGTCCTGCTCCAGCTCCCACCAGACATCCTCCTCTCCTGTAGAGTGGGATTGCCTGGGAGAACTTCAGACAATCCCATGCTCAGGTCAAATTCCACATTAGTTGCCTCATAACAGCAGAGTGGTGTAAGACCTGTAGATGGTCCCAGTTACAacagaattaaagaaaatgctaTTCTTAGCTGAGCAGCACGGGGtctggagaaaagaaaaacaaaacaaaggcaacaaaccaacaaacaaaaaccaaaatttcTTCATTTAACAAATGTTTGCATTGATTTGTAAAGCAACACTATTTTTGCAGTGGCCTTTCAACTTTAAAAgtataaaaggtgtgtgtgtatgtgtctgtgtgtgtacatgtactggAGGCTGACCTCAGGATGtttctcagtcactctccaccttagcTGTTTTGAGGaggggtctctcagtgaacctgtaCTCTTGCCATTTTGGTTAGACGGTAGCCAGTGAGCTCCTGTGCCATGCATGACTGTTTACATGGTCGTTGAAGATCTGTACTCCTGCTGTATCCTGAGCCATATCCCTGATCCTGTATACATACTCCCTATCCCCAGCAGGTTCTTGAGTCCAAATCTAAATGCATCTCTTTTGAGGGAAGCACAAATGTTTCCAACTCACTGCTTCTGGTGCTGAATAAGGTTGTGTTTGCATTTTAAGAATGAGAATTTGAGAGTAGTTGGCTGTTTCAGTTGTTCTGTGTGACCCATGACCTCTGGTATACAGCAGGAACTCAGCAGGACCTGATTACAGAAACAGTCCTTAGTCTATCAGTCTACCTCCTGTGGCTCCCTCCAATGTTTTcatctgttatttctccaaaGCTCCACTGTTCCTGCCGGGCTTCTGATAGAACTTTGGATGCTTCTTATAGAGCAAATGTTTTCGTAGCAAAGTGTCTCCATTTTGTCTACAAAGGCTTACCTTTTCCTTCACATTCATAGGATGACTTTTCTGGATACAACAGGTACTTTTCAGCATCTGTAATACTCCAGACACATTTCTGCATAGTGGAAATAGAGTCACGAAAATTTcctatattttgaaaaatatgcaCTTTGGGGGGAAGACAAATAATTTGATAGTATATCTGGGAGGCAGCAGTGATctgtttacaaataaaattaactatgggaggggaggcagggtGGAGGCAGCAAGTGACTGTAGTGGAACCAATGGGTCCTCGCcaagatgaagaaaaaggagacaaaaaaTAAGGGCTAGCATGTGGTGGACTGTGACTGGTGTGTCATGGACCAAACAGGAGGCTGGCATGACAGGCCCACAGTGGGTTAGAGTAAGAAGAGTTAGACCTGAGGCATACTGGCTACTACCTTAGGAAGGCCTCTAATCTCTCTAATAAACCACTTTGTGTTTAGAGGGAGCAAGGCTGCTGCTGGACTTTTAGCTTTGGAATGACCTGATTTGACCCTTGGAAGGGCCATTCTGGTCACTGTAGTCATTGGTGCGAAAGCTGCTCTCGCCTCAAGTAAGATGAGTTAGTCTAGAGTCAAGTGAGAGAGCGTAGCCTGAGCACACGGGGTTACTTCAATGTCCATATTCCAACATCAAAGCAGTTTGATTAATTTTTATAGTACCAAATAAAGAGATCCCgataaaaccatttttaaaaaccttGGAAGGAACATCAAAGAAATACGCTATAGCTGAGTTCATGGACCTCAGGTGTTCTGTGATAGCTTTGTTACCCCTTTGACTGGTAGCAGTTAGGCTTTGTTAAGTTAGTACATTCCAAAGGTATTTATCCATTCCTTGGGTCTGACACTGGGGTGGGCAAAGTAGGTTAAAGGTCATCCAAGATAAATTGTGGAGTTGTCCCTCAAACTGCCACAGTCCACGGGCTTCATGGTCACTGCAGCTCTAATCCGGTCCTCTGCCTCTGTACATACAGCTGctttccaagaattttttttcGCAAGAACAAGATTGCAGGAGGGACTAAACTGAGAGACATTCTGGGGCCACACAGAATCCAAGTGCAGTCAGTGGTTTGTGGTAGAAGACGAGGAAACTGTTGAAGTGGCTTTGAGTAGCTGCATCTGAGGAGCCCACTGGCTCAAACCCTACCCAACAGTGGTCAGAAGTGgcgatgtaggtgctgggaagatgactcagcgGATACGGCGTTTACCTCACAGGCATaaacagaaagaggaggaaatTGTGCACAGGTGGAGCAGGAGACCCtgcttcaatttaaaaaaaaaaaaaaaaggtaatcaaGAAAGACACTCAAAGTCTCAAAGtcaacctttggcctccacacaaAGAGGAAGAAAACCCTAGAGAGCAGAGAATGCTGGGAAAACCTGCTCCAGGAGCTCAGAGCAGCGTTACCAAGCTTGGTTTAGAGTGAAGATTCTTCCTCTCCTCAGCAGTAGCTGACTTGGCCTCCTCCCAGAAAAGAGGTGGGCCAGAGATTTGAGTGACAGgtgtttcctcctcttcctcagcctgATTGAAGGCAGCTTTGCTGATTCCCAAACTGTATCGGGGATGAGACACCAAAGTTCTTTCAGGCTTTCAGGCAACCTAGCTTCTTGCCAGACTTGTACAAAAATCTCCATTCTGGGGAACAGTCAGATACTGTTTCAGGGCTTGTCTCGGGGTTGGGTACGGAGGGTCCCAGCCCTCTGTTACCCTGGGAGAAATCAAGATTCTGTGTAGACCAGTGGTTGAAGGTGACCAGTACCTGGGAAATGTTTAGAAACTCAAGTTCTCAGACTTTAGTTCATTTCTTCTGAATCTAAGAGAAGTCTGTGTCTTATTTAACCCGACCTTCTAGAATTCTGACTCACAGTCAATGGGAGAACCAGCTCTCAGGAGATGACCCTTGGTTTTCAGGGCATTATTGCCACTGGCATTAGCTAAGACCTTCAGTGGATCAATTTTACCTCATAATTTTACCTTCAGTGGATCAATTTTACCTCATAGCTTGCTTTTGATATCAGCACAGGATAGGCAGGGCaccctttctggtttttttttttttgaagagtgaTCCAGAAAGACACTCAATATCAACCTTTGACTTCCACAGACACAAATGGAGAGGTGGAAAGACTGCTGGAGTCTTTTTGAAAATAGTCATTCAAGAATAAATACATGGTTTCCTTATTTAAAGCGTAGgaggattttattaattttatttagcaAGTCCTTACCTTCAACAGGACCATTAGGGCCCTGCTGTTACTGGGATAACTGCCCCCAAAATGCAGAATAAAGGAACAGAAACTtctgaggaaacagaaaccaaaaagctCTTCAAACATGGGGCCTCCTTCCCTCAGAAACAATACCCAATGTTCCATGGAAATTTGGGACTTCTTGCCTCATGTTTCTGCATTTTTCTCCTTGTAGCTAATGGAAGCAATATTGTGTTACTTTCCTTTACAAAATCTCTGACAGTCACATACAGCCACATAGAGCACTCCCCCTGGCAGCCACCCTCTGCAGGGACTGATGAGACTTATCAGGCTGACTTACCTGAAAAGgggtgtgggatttttttttttttttaattctcaggcAAAGGAAGCAGCTTAACTAATTTGGATTGTGGCACAGGATGTTGGTTTAGTTATCAGCTTTCTATATTTTAAAGCCCAATTCTCCCTAGACTCCCTTCTCTCTCTAGATAAAATGCTACTAGAATTTATCCACAGTATTTTAACCTCTTTTCTCATCCTTCCTATattttaaataactcacttagatGATCTATACATTCTGAGGAAAATAGGGTGCTCTGAAAACGATTCTCACCCCGTCTGCCCTTCCCCTCCCTGTGTCAGAGGACCTGTCACTTCCTGATCATGCACGGGCCTTAGCAaagccctttctttcttctctttcttctctttcttcatggCCTCTCGGCCTCTATGGGACAGCCCTGGTTTGGAAATTACTTGGCCACAGTAAGGGCACTTCCTCCTTCCTAGGGAGTCTGAAGTCCTCTTCAACTGTGACAAGACAGACACTTGTCTGAACAGAGCTCTGTGGAGTGGCAGTGACTGAGAGGAATCCATTCTACAAGTACAGTGACAGTATGACCAGGAAGCCATAACAGACCAATACGCTTGGACCCAGAGATTCAACATTTAGGTATTTTACCAAG
Above is a window of Mus musculus strain C57BL/6J chromosome 13, GRCm38.p6 C57BL/6J DNA encoding:
- the Glrx gene encoding glutaredoxin-1, which produces MAQEFVNCKIQSGKVVVFIKPTCPYCRKTQEILSQLPFKQGLLEFVDITATNNTSAIQDYLQQLTGARTVPRVFIGKDCIGGCSDLISMQQTGELMTRLKQIGALQL